The Neobacillus sp. OS1-2 genome includes a window with the following:
- the ltrA gene encoding group II intron reverse transcriptase/maturase, translating to MNKTKPYKISKKVVYEAFLRVKANKGSAGIDEESILEFELNLKDNLYKLWNRMSSGSYFPPPVKAVEIPKKTGGTRTLGIPTVADRIAQMVAKLYFEPSVEPFFHEDSYGYRPNKSAIQALEITRKRCWKYNWVLEFDIKGLFDNIDHGLLMKAVEKHTNIKWVKLYIERWLKAPFQMKDGLKERTSGTPQGGVISPVLANLFLHYTFDKWMTIKHPNNPFARYADDVVIHCKTEDEAIKLLESLNNRMNECKLELHPTKTRIVYCKDEDRKENHDNISFDFLGYTFRPRRSKNKWGKHFINFTPAISNKSKKSIRQKVRDWKLQLKAEKDLTDLSNMFNSKIKGWINFYGKFYKSEMYSTLRHINKALIMWARKKYKKFARHKKRAEHFLGRIAKQNPRFFKHWELGIKPTAE from the coding sequence AGATATCCAAAAAGGTGGTCTATGAAGCCTTTCTTAGAGTTAAAGCAAACAAAGGGTCAGCTGGAATTGACGAAGAGTCAATACTAGAATTTGAATTGAACCTAAAGGATAATCTTTATAAACTATGGAACAGGATGTCCTCTGGAAGTTACTTTCCTCCACCTGTAAAAGCTGTAGAGATACCGAAGAAAACTGGTGGAACCAGAACACTAGGTATCCCAACTGTTGCAGATAGAATTGCACAAATGGTTGCAAAGCTGTATTTTGAACCCTCGGTCGAACCTTTCTTTCACGAAGATTCATATGGCTATAGACCTAATAAAAGTGCTATTCAAGCATTGGAGATAACTCGTAAAAGGTGTTGGAAATACAACTGGGTGCTAGAATTTGATATTAAAGGCTTATTTGACAACATTGATCATGGATTACTAATGAAAGCAGTGGAAAAGCACACAAATATTAAATGGGTGAAACTATATATTGAAAGATGGCTAAAAGCACCTTTTCAAATGAAAGACGGTTTAAAAGAACGCACTTCTGGCACACCGCAAGGTGGAGTCATAAGTCCTGTTCTTGCGAACCTATTTCTTCATTACACATTTGATAAATGGATGACTATTAAACATCCAAATAATCCATTCGCAAGATATGCAGATGATGTAGTTATCCACTGTAAGACAGAAGATGAAGCAATAAAGTTGCTTGAATCATTAAACAACAGGATGAACGAATGTAAACTTGAACTACATCCGACCAAAACAAGAATTGTATATTGTAAGGATGAAGATAGAAAGGAAAATCACGACAACATTTCGTTTGATTTTCTAGGATATACGTTCAGACCAAGACGTTCGAAGAATAAATGGGGAAAGCATTTTATAAACTTTACACCTGCCATTAGTAATAAATCCAAGAAATCAATTCGGCAAAAGGTTAGAGACTGGAAGCTTCAATTAAAAGCGGAAAAGGACCTTACGGACCTATCGAATATGTTTAACTCTAAGATTAAAGGATGGATTAACTTCTATGGCAAGTTCTACAAATCTGAAATGTACTCAACATTAAGGCATATAAATAAAGCTTTAATCATGTGGGCACGAAAGAAATATAAAAAGTTCGCTCGACATAAGAAAAGGGCAGAGCATTTTCTCGGTAGAATTGCCAAACAAAATCCTAGATTCTTTAAACACTGGGAATTGGGTATCAAGCCAACGGCTGAATAA
- a CDS encoding group II intron maturase-specific domain-containing protein has protein sequence MRKSTSRKQPGTFEEIIKKINQLTTGWINYYGIARMKQFIINIRKWLNHRLRQLIWKRWKKPKTKYRMLRKYGISHDDAMKLANSRKGYWRISKSEILHQAITKEKLTKWGLKDISQLYELRYLKD, from the coding sequence TTGAGAAAGTCGACCAGTCGAAAACAACCGGGAACTTTCGAAGAAATCATCAAGAAGATAAACCAGTTAACCACTGGATGGATTAACTACTACGGTATAGCTCGTATGAAACAATTTATCATTAACATCCGGAAGTGGTTAAACCACCGACTTAGACAACTCATTTGGAAGCGATGGAAAAAGCCAAAGACCAAATACAGAATGCTTCGCAAATATGGAATCAGTCATGACGATGCCATGAAATTAGCTAATTCCCGGAAGGGATATTGGCGCATATCCAAAAGTGAAATCCTACATCAAGCGATAACAAAAGAAAAACTCACAAAGTGGGGATTGAAAGACATTTCCCAACTTTATGAGCTTAGATACTTAAAAGATTGA